The following proteins come from a genomic window of Pseudomonadota bacterium:
- the infB gene encoding translation initiation factor IF-2 produces the protein MAEVTVKQFADVVGISIDRLLAQLGEAGLPDKQPGDPMSDREKNQLLVHLRQLHGRADESAEPNRIVLRRKTISEIKLPIDRRSVRSSSTKTVSVEFRKKRTYVKRSVFAEAEAQRRADETAEQERLAALELGRAREEEIKTQELEARRRAEEAEALARVDAEPERVLAPVEETLREAPPRIPIPTTAEQLVKRQAYTDKVPAKRQKEPSGEPVIDQRELHVAINRTTRRKKKPGPRRMVVPLAPKHGFEMPTAPIVREIAIPERVTVAELAQRMSVKAAEVIKVMINLGTMASINQVLDQETAVIVVGEMGHKAKPLKDDAAEAELLGVSDAIACEKVARPPVVTIMGHVDHGKTSLLDHIRRARVAAGEAGGITQHIGAYHVLVREGSITFLDTPGHAAFTAMRARGAKVTDIVVLVVAADDGVKTQTIEAVQHAQAANAPILVAVNKIDKAGADPERVKQELTGHGIVPEEWGGNAIFVNVSAKTGEGIDRLLESILLQAEVLELLAVPAGPASGVVIESRLDKGRGPVATILVQQGLLKRGDILLTGQEFGRVRAMLDENGLSIEEAGPSLPVEVLGLSSAPNAGDEAVVVADERKAREIAQVRQGKTREGKLARQQAAKLDDVLLQMEDGKTRSLTVLIKADVQGSAEALVDALTKLATDEVRVNVIANGVGGISESDVNLAVASKAIVIGFNVRADASARKLVEETGVELRYHSIIYNVIDEMKAALSGMLAPEVKEQIIGMAEVRDVFRSSKFGAIAGCIVTTGAVRRANPIRVLRNNIVVYEGQLESLRRFRDDVNEVKSGTECGIGVKDYNDVKPGDQIEVFERITLARSI, from the coding sequence ATGGCTGAAGTGACGGTTAAGCAGTTCGCGGACGTGGTTGGAATTTCCATCGACCGGCTGCTCGCGCAACTGGGCGAGGCCGGGCTGCCGGATAAACAACCCGGCGACCCGATGAGCGATCGGGAGAAGAACCAATTGCTCGTCCATCTTCGGCAGCTCCACGGACGCGCCGATGAAAGCGCCGAACCGAACCGCATCGTCCTGCGCCGCAAGACCATCAGTGAGATCAAGCTCCCTATCGATCGGCGTAGCGTGCGCAGCAGCAGCACAAAAACGGTGAGCGTCGAGTTCCGCAAGAAGCGCACCTATGTGAAACGTAGCGTATTCGCGGAAGCAGAGGCGCAGCGCCGAGCCGACGAGACCGCGGAACAAGAACGGTTGGCGGCCTTGGAGCTAGGCCGCGCCCGCGAGGAAGAGATCAAAACCCAGGAGCTGGAAGCGCGCCGGCGTGCCGAGGAAGCGGAGGCTCTCGCACGGGTGGACGCCGAGCCGGAACGAGTCTTAGCGCCGGTGGAGGAAACGCTCCGCGAAGCGCCGCCACGGATCCCGATCCCGACCACTGCGGAGCAGTTGGTAAAACGCCAAGCCTACACCGATAAGGTCCCGGCCAAGCGCCAAAAGGAGCCGTCAGGCGAACCGGTCATCGATCAGCGAGAACTGCATGTTGCAATCAATAGAACGACCCGCCGGAAGAAGAAACCGGGGCCTCGGCGAATGGTCGTGCCGCTCGCGCCCAAGCACGGCTTCGAGATGCCGACCGCGCCCATTGTGCGTGAGATCGCGATCCCTGAACGGGTCACCGTCGCCGAGTTGGCGCAACGGATGTCGGTCAAGGCGGCTGAGGTCATCAAAGTCATGATCAACCTCGGGACGATGGCGAGCATTAATCAAGTGCTCGATCAGGAGACGGCGGTGATAGTGGTTGGGGAGATGGGCCACAAGGCCAAGCCGCTTAAAGATGATGCGGCGGAGGCGGAACTGCTCGGAGTTTCCGATGCTATCGCGTGCGAGAAAGTGGCGCGTCCCCCCGTGGTCACGATCATGGGCCACGTCGATCACGGTAAAACCTCATTGCTCGATCACATACGCCGTGCCCGGGTTGCCGCCGGAGAGGCCGGCGGCATCACGCAGCATATCGGTGCTTATCATGTGCTCGTCCGGGAGGGTTCCATTACGTTTTTGGATACGCCGGGTCATGCGGCTTTTACGGCCATGCGGGCGCGCGGCGCTAAAGTCACCGACATCGTGGTGTTAGTGGTCGCGGCCGACGACGGGGTGAAAACGCAAACGATCGAGGCCGTGCAGCATGCGCAGGCGGCGAATGCGCCGATACTGGTCGCCGTCAATAAGATCGATAAGGCGGGCGCGGACCCCGAGCGCGTTAAGCAAGAGTTAACGGGGCACGGCATCGTACCGGAGGAGTGGGGAGGGAACGCGATTTTCGTGAACGTTTCCGCCAAGACCGGGGAAGGTATCGACCGCTTGCTGGAATCGATCCTGCTGCAGGCCGAGGTTCTCGAGCTCCTGGCGGTGCCGGCCGGACCGGCGTCGGGGGTGGTGATCGAATCCAGATTAGACAAGGGACGTGGCCCGGTCGCCACGATCTTGGTGCAACAAGGCCTGCTCAAGCGGGGCGATATTTTACTCACGGGCCAGGAATTCGGCCGCGTCCGGGCGATGTTGGATGAAAACGGGCTATCGATCGAGGAAGCCGGGCCGTCGCTGCCCGTGGAAGTCCTGGGTTTGTCGAGCGCCCCCAATGCGGGCGATGAGGCGGTGGTCGTCGCCGATGAACGCAAGGCGCGCGAAATCGCTCAGGTTAGGCAGGGTAAGACCCGGGAAGGCAAGCTCGCACGGCAACAAGCAGCCAAGCTCGATGATGTTCTGCTGCAGATGGAGGACGGAAAAACCCGTAGCCTGACTGTTTTGATCAAAGCCGACGTGCAAGGATCCGCGGAAGCCTTGGTCGATGCCTTGACTAAACTCGCCACCGACGAGGTGCGCGTCAACGTCATCGCGAACGGTGTAGGCGGGATCAGCGAGTCCGATGTCAATCTCGCCGTGGCGTCGAAGGCGATCGTGATCGGGTTCAACGTGCGCGCCGATGCCAGCGCCCGCAAGTTGGTCGAAGAAACCGGCGTGGAGCTACGTTATCACAGTATTATCTACAACGTGATCGATGAAATGAAAGCGGCATTGAGCGGAATGCTCGCACCGGAGGTCAAGGAGCAGATTATTGGCATGGCGGAAGTACGCGATGTGTTTCGATCGTCGAAGTTTGGCGCAATCGCAGGTTGTATCGTCACGACCGGCGCCGTGCGCCGGGCCAACCCTATCCGCGTGCTGAGAAATAACATCGTGGTTTACGAAGGGCAACTGGAGTCGCTACGCCGCTTTCGGGACGATGTCAACGAAGTGAAATCCGGCACCGAATGCGGAATCGGCGTTAAGGACTACAACGATGTAAAGCCGGGCGACCAGATTGAAGTATTCGAGCGCATCACGCTCGCACGCAGCATCTAG
- the rbfA gene encoding 30S ribosome-binding factor RbfA yields the protein MGQEFDRKLRLAEQIKRELAPLVSRTAQDARLGLVTVTAVDLTADLHDAKVYVSCLGGSAQEVVARLKRAAGCFRTILARRLSLRAVPRLLIRHDETLERVERLAALLKGTDSGGEFPRSR from the coding sequence ATGGGACAGGAATTCGACCGCAAGCTACGCCTTGCGGAGCAAATTAAACGGGAACTCGCGCCGCTCGTATCGCGGACCGCGCAAGACGCCCGTTTGGGTCTTGTGACCGTCACGGCGGTCGATCTCACGGCGGACCTGCACGACGCCAAGGTCTACGTATCCTGCCTCGGGGGCAGCGCACAGGAGGTAGTGGCCCGGCTAAAGCGCGCCGCGGGGTGTTTCCGAACTATCCTTGCTCGGCGTTTGAGCCTCCGGGCGGTCCCGCGCCTGCTCATTCGTCATGACGAGACGTTGGAGCGAGTCGAACGTCTGGCGGCGCTGCTCAAAGGGACCGATTCCGGCGGGGAGTTTCCGCGTTCGCGCTAG
- the nusA gene encoding transcription termination factor NusA: MNKDILTVVEIVSNEKGVDKEIIFEALEAALASATTKRYRDDIDVRVSIDRQTGDYEAFRRWQVIDETVATPAADAGPDGVPIGAGGVEFPERQISLSKAREIHPEVSHGEYIEEPMEAAAFGRIAAQAAKQVIVQKVREAERKQIVEAYESRMGQLITGVVKRVDRGSVTLDLGGNAEAMIAREDMIPREAVRPGDRLRGYLSEVRPEKRGPQLFVSRTATELLIELFKIEVPEIGEGLIEVLGAARDPGLRAKIAVKSKDPRIDPVGACVGMRGSRVQAVSNDLAGERVDIILWNENPAQFVINAMSPAEVVSIMVDEDAHSMDVAVVEEQLSQAIGRNGQNVRLASQLTGWELNVMTETEAADKTEAEAQRIQQIFVENLHVDQEVANILTQEGFSSIEEVAFVPEQEMIEIEEFDADLVAELRNRAKDWLLTKAIATEERLGDVMPSEDLLNMEGMDPELAHRLAAGAIVTMDDLAEQSVDELVEIGGISGERAGTLIMTARAPWFKAAQEETGEQVHG; this comes from the coding sequence ATGAACAAGGATATCCTTACCGTCGTCGAGATTGTTTCCAATGAGAAGGGGGTAGATAAGGAGATCATTTTCGAGGCCTTGGAAGCGGCGCTTGCGAGCGCGACAACCAAACGTTATCGCGACGACATCGATGTCCGCGTATCCATCGACCGGCAGACCGGGGACTATGAAGCCTTCCGGCGTTGGCAGGTTATCGATGAGACCGTAGCCACCCCGGCCGCGGACGCCGGACCCGATGGCGTCCCGATCGGCGCGGGTGGAGTGGAGTTTCCCGAGCGTCAAATCTCTCTCAGCAAGGCGCGCGAGATCCATCCCGAGGTGAGCCACGGCGAATATATAGAGGAACCCATGGAAGCTGCGGCGTTTGGGCGTATCGCCGCGCAAGCGGCGAAGCAAGTCATCGTGCAGAAGGTGCGCGAGGCCGAACGCAAGCAGATTGTGGAAGCCTATGAGAGCCGCATGGGCCAGCTAATTACCGGCGTCGTGAAGCGCGTCGATCGCGGTAGCGTGACATTGGATCTCGGCGGCAATGCGGAAGCGATGATTGCGCGCGAGGACATGATCCCGCGCGAAGCAGTGCGGCCGGGGGATCGGCTGCGAGGATACTTGAGCGAAGTGCGTCCGGAGAAACGCGGTCCGCAGTTATTCGTCAGCCGCACGGCCACGGAGCTCCTAATCGAGTTGTTCAAGATCGAGGTTCCCGAGATCGGTGAAGGTCTCATCGAGGTGCTCGGGGCGGCGCGCGATCCGGGTCTGCGCGCGAAGATCGCCGTCAAAAGCAAGGACCCTCGGATCGATCCGGTCGGCGCCTGTGTCGGCATGCGCGGCTCGCGCGTGCAAGCCGTCTCCAACGATCTCGCCGGAGAACGGGTCGATATTATCCTTTGGAATGAAAACCCGGCGCAGTTCGTCATTAACGCCATGTCGCCCGCCGAAGTCGTGTCCATCATGGTGGATGAGGATGCGCACAGCATGGATGTGGCGGTCGTGGAGGAGCAACTATCGCAGGCGATCGGCCGTAACGGGCAGAACGTCCGGCTCGCGAGCCAACTGACCGGCTGGGAGTTGAATGTGATGACCGAAACCGAAGCGGCTGACAAGACCGAGGCGGAAGCCCAGCGTATTCAGCAGATATTCGTGGAAAATCTGCATGTCGACCAAGAGGTCGCTAACATTCTGACCCAGGAAGGCTTCTCGAGCATCGAGGAAGTCGCATTTGTTCCGGAACAGGAAATGATCGAGATCGAGGAGTTCGATGCGGATCTGGTGGCCGAGTTACGCAATCGGGCCAAGGATTGGTTATTGACCAAGGCCATCGCCACCGAGGAACGTCTCGGCGATGTCATGCCGTCGGAAGATCTGCTCAATATGGAAGGCATGGATCCAGAGCTAGCCCACCGCTTGGCCGCGGGGGCAATTGTGACGATGGACGATTTGGCGGAGCAGTCGGTAGATGAGCTGGTAGAAATCGGCGGCATTAGCGGCGAGCGGGCCGGCACGCTGATAATGACCGCCCGCGCCCCGTGGTTTAAGGCTGCGCAAGAAGAGACCGGGGAGCAGGTGCATGGCTGA
- the rimP gene encoding ribosome maturation factor RimP, with translation MRADTRELEAIIEPVVAGLGYEFVGIERTVARRAPLIRVYIDSASGITLRDCERVSQQVSSVMDVEDPVTGSYTLEVSSPGLDRPLFTLDQYSRFLQSTVSIETIRLVHGRRKFRGRLNAVTVNEISITEQEGEAYTLPFDLIHRARLVPQFDSNKPARRSR, from the coding sequence GTGCGCGCGGATACGAGGGAGTTAGAAGCCATCATCGAGCCCGTCGTGGCGGGCCTCGGGTATGAATTTGTCGGCATTGAACGTACCGTCGCCAGACGCGCGCCGTTGATACGGGTGTACATCGATAGCGCCAGTGGAATTACATTGAGAGATTGTGAACGCGTGAGCCAGCAGGTGAGCAGTGTTATGGATGTTGAGGATCCCGTCACCGGGTCCTATACGCTTGAGGTTTCTTCCCCGGGGTTGGACCGCCCGCTGTTTACTCTCGATCAGTATTCGCGTTTTCTTCAAAGCACCGTGAGCATTGAGACGATACGTCTGGTCCACGGGCGCCGAAAATTCCGCGGGCGTTTGAACGCGGTCACCGTTAACGAGATCAGCATCACCGAACAGGAAGGGGAAGCCTATACGCTGCCCTTCGATCTCATACACCGGGCCCGCTTGGTGCCGCAATTCGACTCCAATAAACCGGCGAGGCGTAGCAGATGA